One genomic window of Prochlorococcus marinus str. NATL2A includes the following:
- the urtC gene encoding urea ABC transporter permease subunit UrtC, with amino-acid sequence MSIFSTKKSWIWVLIIALIIAAPALLPVFRLNLLGRYLSLAIVALGVDLIWGFTGMLSLGQGIFFALGGYCAAMFLQLNSSGEFPNGIPEFFGLYGVEKLPFFWEPFKSSIFTLISIWLLPAIIAGLLGYLVFRNRIKGVYFSILTQAALLVFFNFFNGQQKLINGTNGLKTDVTQLFGQMVGSEIMQRWFFWISAILVILAWFFARWIVRDRFGNILIGIRDDEARVRFTGYNPVIFKTIIFSIAGGLAGISGALYTVQSGIVSPQFMTVPFSIEMVVWVAVGGRGTLLGAILGAVFINYAKSLVSEALPASWMFIQGGLFILVVTALPEGVLGWIRKGGLKKLLFLIGINKKLETYPSLEVNEQGEVKS; translated from the coding sequence ATGAGTATTTTTTCTACAAAAAAAAGTTGGATTTGGGTTCTAATCATTGCATTAATTATTGCTGCTCCTGCATTACTTCCTGTCTTTAGATTAAATCTCTTAGGTAGATATTTATCTCTTGCAATAGTGGCCCTAGGAGTTGATTTGATTTGGGGATTCACAGGAATGTTGAGCTTAGGGCAAGGAATTTTCTTTGCTCTTGGTGGATATTGCGCTGCAATGTTCCTCCAATTGAATAGTTCAGGAGAATTTCCAAATGGTATCCCTGAGTTTTTTGGTTTATATGGAGTCGAAAAACTTCCATTTTTTTGGGAACCTTTTAAAAGTTCAATTTTTACTCTTATTTCCATTTGGTTGCTACCAGCAATAATTGCTGGTCTTCTAGGTTATTTAGTTTTTAGAAATAGAATTAAAGGTGTTTATTTTTCGATCCTTACACAAGCGGCTCTTTTAGTTTTTTTCAATTTCTTTAATGGTCAACAGAAATTGATTAATGGAACAAATGGTTTAAAAACAGACGTGACTCAACTTTTTGGACAAATGGTAGGTTCTGAAATAATGCAAAGATGGTTCTTTTGGATATCAGCTATTTTAGTGATACTTGCATGGTTTTTTGCGAGGTGGATTGTTCGAGATCGATTTGGAAATATCCTTATTGGAATTAGAGATGATGAAGCTCGAGTTCGTTTCACTGGATATAATCCAGTAATTTTTAAAACAATAATTTTCTCAATAGCAGGAGGCTTAGCTGGTATTTCAGGGGCTTTGTATACAGTTCAATCTGGAATAGTTTCGCCTCAATTTATGACTGTCCCGTTCTCTATCGAAATGGTTGTTTGGGTTGCCGTTGGGGGCAGAGGAACTTTACTAGGCGCAATTCTTGGGGCTGTTTTTATTAATTATGCAAAAAGTTTAGTGAGTGAAGCATTACCAGCAAGTTGGATGTTTATTCAAGGTGGATTATTTATTCTTGTTGTAACAGCTCTCCCAGAAGGGGTACTTGGATGGATCCGAAAGGGAGGTCTAAAGAAATTACTCTTTTTAATTGGAATTAATAAAAAACTGGAGACATATCCAAGTCTTGAAGTTAATGAACAAGGTGAGGTGAAATCATGA
- the urtB gene encoding urea ABC transporter permease subunit UrtB — protein sequence MQLLLESLFNGVAIGSVLLVAALGLAIVFGLMGVINLAHGELMMLGAYSTYITQLIFKQVSFLKPFYDSYVIVAIGIAFLVSGTVGILLERTVIRRLYGSPLETLLATWGVSLILQQFVRSVPLAYASGLVVALFFGLFSPLFISDDLLSGAKGKLIRACTWGFSALIGVATGGILSSLVSKLSRASARNVDVTAPSWMRGGIDFVGITFPKTRLLIILITVISVLVVIFFLDKTAWGMRIRAVTQNRPMSDCLGISTETVDIITFGIGSGLAGVAGVAVSLLGSVGPNVGGNYIVGCFMVVVLGGVGNLLGTILASFSIGIMTDLIGAGRLLTIWPDMPSPLASTIDFFATTSMARVMIFALIVIFLQFRPTGMFPQKGRMVES from the coding sequence GTGCAACTTTTACTTGAAAGTCTCTTTAATGGCGTTGCTATTGGCTCAGTTTTGCTTGTCGCAGCACTGGGACTGGCAATTGTCTTCGGTTTGATGGGTGTCATTAATCTTGCTCATGGCGAATTGATGATGCTTGGCGCTTATTCCACATACATAACTCAATTAATTTTTAAACAAGTTTCTTTTTTAAAACCTTTTTATGATTCGTATGTCATAGTTGCAATTGGGATTGCTTTTTTAGTTAGTGGAACAGTTGGGATTCTTTTAGAACGAACAGTTATTAGACGTCTCTATGGAAGTCCTCTTGAAACACTTTTAGCTACATGGGGAGTTAGTCTAATCCTTCAACAATTTGTTAGAAGTGTTCCTCTCGCTTATGCAAGTGGTTTGGTTGTAGCACTATTCTTTGGATTATTTTCACCATTATTTATTTCTGATGACTTACTTTCTGGTGCAAAAGGTAAATTAATAAGGGCATGCACGTGGGGATTTTCTGCATTAATAGGTGTCGCAACAGGAGGTATTTTATCTTCGTTAGTAAGTAAACTTAGTCGTGCAAGTGCAAGGAACGTTGATGTTACTGCTCCTTCTTGGATGAGAGGTGGTATAGATTTTGTTGGAATTACTTTCCCTAAAACACGTTTATTAATAATCCTTATCACTGTAATATCTGTTTTAGTAGTGATTTTCTTTCTCGATAAAACAGCGTGGGGAATGAGAATAAGAGCAGTAACTCAAAATAGACCTATGAGTGATTGTTTAGGTATATCAACAGAAACAGTAGATATTATTACTTTTGGAATTGGCTCTGGTCTTGCTGGAGTTGCTGGAGTTGCTGTTTCACTTCTAGGGTCAGTAGGACCAAATGTTGGCGGAAATTATATTGTGGGATGTTTTATGGTTGTCGTTCTTGGTGGAGTAGGTAATTTGCTAGGCACAATTCTTGCTTCTTTCTCTATAGGAATTATGACTGATTTAATTGGAGCAGGGAGACTCCTTACCATTTGGCCAGATATGCCTTCACCTCTAGCATCAACAATAGATTTTTTTGCGACAACAAGTATGGCTAGAGTAATGATATTTGCACTAATAGTCATATTCTTGCAATTTCGACCAACTGGGATGTTCCCTCAAAAAGGAAGAATGGTGGAGTCTTAA
- the urtA gene encoding urea ABC transporter substrate-binding protein — MKLSKRIFAGLATASLAVTVTACGGSDSSGNFDDTVTVGILHSLSGTMAISESTLVDTEKMAIEEINAAGGVTVDGKSYKIEYIVEDGASDWPTFAEKSKKLIDQDGVPVVFGGWTSASRKAMLPVYESKDAFLYYPIQYEAQECSNNIFYTGATPNQQSEPATDFMYKRSPAAGGDFFLVGSDYVFPRTSNTITKAQVKQLGGKVVGEDYLPLGNTEVAPIISKIKVALPDGGIIVNTLNGDQNVAFFKQIQDAGITPSNGYYVMNYSIAEEEISTIGPEFLEGHYGAWNYMMSIDTPASKKFAKSFKKRWGSDRVVADPQESAYNMVYLWKQAVEDAGTFDDNAVREALVGQTFDAPQGPVEVMANHHLSQTVRIGEINAEGGFTILEETGVVEPQAWNQKHPSSKGYACDWTDPKKGEKYRM; from the coding sequence ATGAAGCTTTCAAAGCGCATTTTTGCAGGTTTAGCTACTGCCTCTTTAGCCGTAACTGTTACTGCTTGTGGTGGATCAGATTCCTCTGGCAACTTTGACGACACCGTAACTGTTGGAATTCTCCATTCTCTTTCAGGGACAATGGCAATCTCGGAATCAACTCTTGTTGATACAGAGAAAATGGCTATTGAGGAAATCAATGCAGCTGGCGGTGTAACAGTCGACGGTAAAAGCTATAAAATTGAATACATCGTTGAAGATGGTGCCTCAGATTGGCCTACCTTTGCAGAGAAATCTAAGAAGTTAATCGACCAGGATGGAGTACCAGTAGTCTTTGGCGGCTGGACTTCTGCAAGTCGAAAGGCAATGCTTCCAGTTTATGAATCAAAAGATGCATTCCTTTATTACCCAATTCAATATGAAGCACAAGAGTGCTCCAATAACATTTTCTATACAGGAGCGACTCCAAATCAGCAGTCTGAGCCTGCCACTGATTTCATGTATAAGCGCTCTCCAGCTGCTGGAGGAGATTTCTTCTTAGTTGGTTCTGATTATGTTTTTCCAAGAACTTCTAACACAATTACTAAAGCTCAAGTGAAACAACTTGGCGGAAAAGTTGTTGGAGAAGATTATCTTCCTTTAGGTAATACTGAGGTAGCACCTATTATCTCGAAGATAAAAGTTGCTCTTCCTGATGGTGGAATCATAGTTAACACTTTGAATGGTGACCAAAACGTTGCTTTCTTCAAACAAATCCAGGACGCAGGAATCACTCCTTCTAATGGTTATTACGTAATGAACTACTCCATTGCGGAAGAAGAGATTAGTACGATTGGACCTGAGTTCCTTGAGGGCCACTATGGTGCTTGGAACTACATGATGTCTATTGATACGCCAGCTTCTAAGAAATTTGCTAAGAGCTTTAAGAAGAGATGGGGTAGTGATCGTGTTGTGGCTGATCCTCAAGAATCTGCCTATAACATGGTTTATCTTTGGAAGCAGGCAGTTGAAGATGCAGGTACATTTGATGACAATGCGGTTAGAGAAGCATTGGTTGGTCAGACATTCGATGCTCCTCAGGGTCCAGTAGAAGTTATGGCAAATCATCACCTATCTCAAACAGTGAGAATCGGTGAAATCAATGCAGAGGGTGGATTTACAATCCTTGAAGAAACTGGAGTAGTTGAGCCACAAGCATGGAACCAAAAACATCCAAGTTCAAAAGGTTACGCTTGTGATTGGACTGATCCTAAGAAAGGTGAAAAATATAGGATGTGA
- the ureG gene encoding urease accessory protein UreG — protein sequence MESKLRVGIAGPVGSGKTAIIQRLCENLKDRLEIAVVTNDIYTQEDAKFLTNSKALAPERIKGVETGGCPHTAIREDCSINRIAVEELEHKFTTLDLVFVESGGDNLAASFSPELVDVCIYIIDVAAGDKIPRKGGPGITRSDLLVINKIDLAEMVGASLKIMERDTLLMRKNLPWCFTNTKTGEGIKIIEGFLCNQIPSVHKMV from the coding sequence ATGGAAAGTAAATTAAGAGTTGGCATAGCTGGTCCAGTAGGATCTGGCAAAACGGCTATTATTCAGAGACTATGTGAAAATCTTAAAGATCGATTAGAGATTGCAGTAGTAACAAATGATATTTATACGCAAGAAGATGCAAAATTTTTAACGAATTCAAAGGCTTTAGCACCTGAACGTATCAAAGGAGTTGAAACTGGAGGTTGCCCACATACAGCGATAAGGGAAGATTGCTCAATTAATCGTATTGCGGTTGAAGAGCTGGAGCATAAATTTACAACTTTAGATTTAGTATTTGTTGAAAGTGGTGGCGATAATCTAGCTGCGAGTTTTAGCCCTGAGTTAGTAGATGTATGTATATACATAATTGATGTCGCAGCGGGAGACAAGATCCCTAGGAAAGGAGGGCCAGGAATAACACGTTCTGATTTATTAGTGATCAATAAGATTGACCTTGCTGAAATGGTTGGAGCAAGCCTGAAAATAATGGAGAGAGATACTCTGCTTATGAGGAAAAATCTTCCCTGGTGTTTTACCAATACCAAAACAGGGGAGGGGATAAAAATAATTGAAGGGTTTTTGTGTAATCAGATACCCTCTGTGCATAAGATGGTATAA
- a CDS encoding urease accessory protein UreF: MKLEFLQLISPSLPVGAFSYSEGLEWLVQNQKVYDETTLFNWIKSELSRGQITIEASSIAHIMRDLEHWNDHKDVQHKLIIEEWNSWLGSLRDSPDVRSQQIQMGESLLQLLIDLDHPLPGNEKKFIWPIAWAWAGVCWDIPQIDLVEGFLYSWVANQLSAALRLLSLGPTKAQQLQMKSLRHIKSQASYLLQQNPKEIWVGDVGAIMAQQSHIELYSRLFRS; this comes from the coding sequence ATGAAACTTGAGTTTTTACAATTAATCAGCCCATCATTACCAGTTGGTGCTTTTAGTTACTCTGAAGGATTGGAGTGGCTTGTTCAAAATCAAAAAGTATATGACGAGACAACACTTTTTAATTGGATTAAAAGTGAACTCTCTCGAGGCCAGATAACAATTGAGGCAAGCTCAATTGCTCACATTATGAGAGATTTAGAGCATTGGAATGATCATAAAGATGTTCAACATAAATTAATTATTGAAGAGTGGAATTCTTGGCTTGGTTCATTAAGAGATTCGCCAGATGTCAGATCTCAACAAATACAAATGGGTGAATCTCTATTACAGCTTCTCATTGATCTAGATCATCCTCTTCCTGGTAATGAAAAAAAATTTATTTGGCCGATAGCTTGGGCTTGGGCAGGAGTTTGCTGGGATATACCCCAAATTGATTTAGTGGAAGGATTTTTATATAGTTGGGTGGCTAATCAATTGAGTGCAGCGTTAAGACTATTGTCATTAGGACCAACAAAAGCTCAACAGCTTCAAATGAAATCCCTAAGACACATAAAGTCTCAAGCAAGTTACTTATTGCAGCAGAATCCTAAAGAAATTTGGGTTGGTGATGTGGGCGCGATTATGGCACAACAATCGCATATTGAACTTTATTCAAGATTATTTCGAAGCTAA
- the ureE gene encoding urease accessory protein UreE yields the protein MSQELIYLTERISAQVIKNNLLLPLSAKERTQLRGKRSTLDGIDVILNLPRGGGRLIPGEVLKSENSKVFVSIVAAHEDVIRISSENRLKLLKAAYHLGNRHVEIELHDKELYLLNDVVMRKMLEAHGFEIESFQRPFSPEIGAYE from the coding sequence TTGTCTCAGGAATTAATCTATCTCACAGAGAGAATTAGTGCTCAAGTGATAAAAAATAACCTTTTACTTCCCTTGTCTGCAAAAGAGAGGACTCAGCTTCGAGGTAAACGATCAACTTTAGATGGAATTGATGTCATTTTAAATTTGCCTCGAGGAGGAGGTCGTTTGATTCCTGGAGAGGTGTTGAAAAGTGAGAATTCAAAAGTTTTTGTAAGCATAGTGGCCGCTCACGAAGATGTAATAAGAATTAGCTCAGAAAACAGATTGAAATTGTTAAAAGCTGCTTATCATTTAGGTAATAGACATGTTGAGATTGAGTTGCACGATAAAGAGTTATATTTACTCAATGATGTAGTAATGAGAAAAATGTTAGAAGCCCATGGTTTTGAAATAGAAAGTTTCCAAAGACCTTTTTCTCCTGAGATAGGCGCTTATGAGTAG
- a CDS encoding urease accessory protein UreD: protein MKSQWHGTCDLRLFKSSSSNNKDIVKTIHQAKSTAPLKVMRVFNDKKDGRCEIPILHSAGGIVGGDQLTINVNAEEDSIAICSSVAAQKVYGSRGRSKLNPQGSWANQKCFFQIKQNSDFEWMPQELIVYQGGLFEQNMTVNLDPSSSFLCVDLVRLGRTAAEEQLGSGVWRSSLEIFRDNNQGKHYEFSDRLELSGEALKSIHGLEQKPVFGSLTWITPKKIMQKDLSDLLVECRQQRAGLEGFMTCSLLENGISARYTGSSTQSARFWFYRIWSLTRVLRKLSMPEYMRIWPMQENPSRDIKCPL from the coding sequence ATGAAATCTCAATGGCATGGAACTTGTGATCTAAGGCTTTTCAAGAGCTCAAGTTCTAACAATAAAGATATTGTCAAAACAATTCATCAAGCGAAAAGTACTGCTCCATTAAAAGTAATGAGAGTATTCAATGATAAAAAAGATGGGAGATGTGAAATACCAATTCTCCATAGTGCGGGAGGAATTGTTGGAGGTGATCAACTAACAATAAATGTAAACGCCGAAGAAGATAGCATTGCTATATGTTCTTCGGTAGCAGCTCAAAAAGTTTATGGAAGTAGAGGCAGATCAAAATTAAATCCGCAAGGGAGCTGGGCAAATCAAAAATGTTTTTTTCAAATTAAACAAAATTCTGACTTTGAGTGGATGCCTCAAGAATTAATTGTTTATCAGGGAGGTCTTTTTGAACAAAATATGACTGTTAATCTTGATCCGTCATCAAGCTTTTTATGTGTTGATTTGGTTCGTTTGGGACGAACTGCTGCAGAGGAACAACTTGGTAGTGGAGTATGGAGATCATCTTTGGAAATCTTTAGGGATAATAATCAAGGAAAACATTATGAATTTAGTGATCGCTTAGAACTATCTGGAGAAGCTCTAAAATCCATTCATGGCTTAGAACAGAAACCAGTATTTGGATCTTTAACTTGGATAACACCTAAAAAAATAATGCAAAAAGATTTGTCTGATTTGCTAGTCGAATGCCGACAACAAAGAGCTGGACTTGAGGGATTTATGACTTGTAGTCTTCTTGAAAATGGCATATCAGCAAGATACACTGGATCATCAACACAATCAGCTCGATTTTGGTTTTATAGAATTTGGAGTCTTACTAGAGTTTTAAGAAAATTAAGCATGCCTGAATACATGAGAATTTGGCCGATGCAAGAAAATCCATCAAGAGATATAAAATGTCCATTATGA
- a CDS encoding urease subunit gamma, with translation MYLSPQEKDKLLVVTAALLAERRLNRGLKLNHPEAVAWLSFQVLEGARDGKSVSTLMNEGTTWLTKEQVMEGVPELIHEVQIEAVFPDGTKLVTLHNPIS, from the coding sequence ATGTACTTAAGCCCTCAAGAAAAAGACAAATTACTAGTAGTCACTGCTGCTCTTTTGGCAGAGCGAAGATTAAATAGAGGTTTGAAATTAAATCATCCTGAAGCCGTCGCTTGGCTCAGCTTTCAAGTACTTGAAGGTGCCAGAGATGGGAAGAGTGTCTCAACCTTAATGAACGAGGGAACCACATGGTTAACAAAAGAACAAGTCATGGAAGGCGTGCCAGAGCTCATCCATGAAGTTCAAATAGAAGCTGTTTTTCCAGATGGAACGAAGCTGGTAACACTTCACAATCCAATTAGCTAA
- a CDS encoding urease subunit beta, which translates to MSYLIPGELIPEDGFIELNKGRETTTLKVANTSDRPIQIGSHYHFFESNKGLEFDRKKSLGKRLDIPAGTAIRFEPGDQREVNLVPYAGDRKIFGFNGLINNSLQQ; encoded by the coding sequence ATGTCCTATTTAATTCCTGGAGAACTTATTCCCGAAGATGGTTTTATTGAACTAAACAAAGGAAGAGAAACCACAACCCTAAAAGTCGCTAACACCTCTGATCGACCTATACAAATTGGCTCTCATTATCATTTCTTTGAGTCCAATAAAGGTCTAGAATTTGATCGCAAAAAATCTCTCGGGAAAAGGTTAGACATCCCCGCCGGTACTGCTATCAGATTTGAGCCAGGTGACCAAAGAGAAGTTAATCTTGTTCCTTATGCTGGAGACCGTAAAATTTTTGGGTTCAACGGACTTATAAACAATTCACTTCAACAATAA
- the ureC gene encoding urease subunit alpha, which yields MPFKISRQAYAETYGPTKGDRIRLADTDLILEVEQDHTHYGDEVKFGGGKVIRDGMGQSQQSRDNGVVDTVITNALILDWWGIVKADIGIKDGKISGIGKAGNPDTQEGVNIIVGASTEAIAGEGSIITAGAIDSHIHFICPQQIETALASGVTTMLGGGTGPATGTNATTCTPGAFHISRMLQSAEGFPVNLGFFGKGNATNKAALEEQVRAGACGLKLHEDWGTTPACIDSCLSVADQLDVQVCIHTDTLNEAGFVEDTIKAIRGRTIHTFHTEGAGGGHAPDIIKICGESNVIPSSTNPTRPFTLNTLEEHLDMLMVCHHLDPKIPEDVAFAESRIRRETIAAEDILHDLGAFSIIASDSQAMGRVGEVISRTFQTAHKMKVQRGALPEDNQRNDNHRLKRYISKVTINPAIAHGISAHVGSVEVGKLADLVLWKPGFFGIKPDLVVKGGCIAWAQMGDANASIPTPQPVHGRPMFSSFGKAINPTCLTFLSESAIDAGVPERLKLERSYAPVKDTRKISKQSMKLNDARPKIEVDPQTYEVFANGELLTCEPAELLPLAQRYLLL from the coding sequence ATGCCTTTCAAAATTTCTCGCCAAGCCTATGCAGAGACTTATGGTCCGACGAAAGGCGATCGCATTAGACTTGCAGATACGGACTTAATACTCGAAGTTGAACAGGATCATACTCACTATGGAGACGAAGTTAAATTTGGTGGGGGAAAAGTTATTCGTGATGGGATGGGACAATCACAACAAAGTAGAGACAATGGAGTAGTAGATACAGTTATCACAAATGCGCTAATTTTGGATTGGTGGGGAATTGTTAAAGCTGATATTGGCATCAAAGACGGAAAAATCTCAGGTATCGGAAAAGCTGGAAATCCGGATACTCAAGAAGGTGTCAACATTATTGTAGGCGCCAGTACTGAAGCAATCGCAGGAGAAGGAAGCATTATTACTGCAGGAGCTATTGATAGTCACATTCACTTTATCTGTCCGCAACAAATAGAAACTGCTTTAGCTAGTGGGGTTACCACAATGCTCGGAGGAGGGACAGGACCAGCAACAGGTACTAATGCAACGACATGTACACCTGGAGCATTTCACATCTCAAGAATGCTGCAATCTGCAGAGGGATTTCCTGTTAATTTGGGATTCTTTGGAAAAGGCAATGCAACTAACAAAGCAGCATTAGAAGAACAAGTAAGAGCAGGTGCTTGTGGGTTAAAACTGCATGAAGACTGGGGAACAACACCGGCCTGTATTGATTCCTGCCTAAGTGTTGCAGATCAACTAGACGTACAAGTTTGTATTCATACAGATACCCTAAATGAAGCTGGTTTTGTTGAAGATACAATTAAGGCAATAAGAGGGCGAACAATTCATACCTTCCATACAGAAGGAGCGGGAGGTGGTCACGCTCCCGACATTATCAAAATTTGTGGAGAATCAAATGTGATTCCCAGCAGTACAAATCCAACTAGGCCTTTCACTCTAAATACTCTTGAAGAGCATTTAGACATGTTGATGGTGTGTCATCATTTAGATCCCAAAATTCCAGAGGATGTTGCATTTGCTGAGTCAAGAATACGTCGTGAAACTATTGCTGCTGAGGACATACTCCACGACTTAGGAGCCTTTTCTATTATTGCTAGTGACTCCCAGGCTATGGGTAGAGTTGGGGAGGTGATTAGCCGGACTTTTCAAACTGCTCATAAAATGAAAGTTCAAAGAGGAGCCTTACCTGAGGATAATCAAAGGAATGATAATCATCGTCTGAAAAGATATATCTCAAAAGTCACTATTAATCCTGCGATAGCTCATGGAATCAGTGCTCATGTTGGTTCGGTAGAAGTTGGAAAACTAGCAGACTTAGTACTTTGGAAGCCAGGTTTTTTTGGAATTAAACCTGACTTAGTAGTCAAAGGAGGATGTATCGCATGGGCTCAAATGGGAGATGCAAATGCCTCGATTCCTACTCCACAACCAGTTCATGGTCGTCCAATGTTTTCTTCCTTTGGAAAGGCAATAAATCCTACATGTCTGACTTTCTTAAGCGAGAGTGCAATAGACGCTGGTGTCCCTGAACGACTCAAATTGGAACGTTCTTATGCTCCCGTTAAAGACACAAGAAAAATATCTAAACAATCAATGAAACTTAATGATGCAAGACCAAAAATCGAAGTAGACCCCCAAACATATGAAGTTTTTGCAAACGGAGAGCTTTTGACTTGTGAACCTGCTGAATTACTACCACTTGCACAAAGATATCTATTACTTTAG
- a CDS encoding DUF1830 domain-containing protein, whose product MVDFSYRNITSSMVILKCIGPDRFFLERAIFPQEVFSSVAPEGSQLEIWGIESYGPNLEQRLRVTAFNKEDSLVA is encoded by the coding sequence ATGGTCGATTTCTCTTATAGAAACATCACTTCTAGCATGGTCATACTGAAATGCATTGGACCTGATAGATTTTTTTTAGAACGAGCTATTTTTCCTCAAGAAGTATTCTCGTCTGTGGCACCAGAAGGTTCGCAATTGGAAATTTGGGGAATAGAGTCATATGGACCAAATTTAGAACAACGACTCCGAGTAACGGCTTTTAATAAAGAAGATTCACTCGTAGCCTAA
- a CDS encoding RNA recognition motif domain-containing protein, with amino-acid sequence MTIYIGNLSFDAEVEDIVGVFSSYGEVTNCKLPLERETGRKRGFAFVDMGDDAQEQKAIDDLQDVEWMGRAIRVTKARPKNN; translated from the coding sequence ATGACTATTTACATCGGGAATCTCTCGTTTGATGCTGAGGTTGAAGATATTGTTGGTGTCTTTAGCAGTTATGGTGAAGTCACTAATTGTAAGCTTCCATTAGAAAGAGAAACTGGGAGAAAAAGAGGTTTCGCTTTTGTTGACATGGGCGATGATGCTCAAGAGCAAAAAGCAATCGACGATCTTCAAGATGTGGAATGGATGGGTAGGGCTATTAGAGTTACAAAAGCTAGACCCAAAAATAATTAA
- the rpsU gene encoding 30S ribosomal protein S21 has protein sequence MTQVTVGENEGIESALRRFKRQVSKAGIFGELKRLRHHETPVEKYKRKLQQRRRSRRR, from the coding sequence TTGACACAAGTAACTGTTGGAGAAAACGAAGGCATTGAATCAGCACTTCGCCGTTTTAAACGTCAAGTTTCCAAAGCCGGCATCTTTGGAGAGTTAAAACGCCTGCGTCATCATGAAACACCTGTCGAGAAATATAAACGTAAACTGCAACAAAGGCGCAGAAGCAGAAGAAGATAA
- a CDS encoding AbrB family transcriptional regulator, producing MNPPMTLIIYILSGAALGSLMLLSGIPAAPLLGSILAAGCLSISGQFEPAQWPIGTKTLLGIGVGTVIGTGINRDTLTELQTLWKPAILITITLILTGLVVGFLVVRLFGIDPLIALLGSAPGGTLGMSLVGAELGVGAAVAAIHAFRLIAVLLITPAVVRYLAPIVKAN from the coding sequence ATGAATCCTCCGATGACTTTGATCATATACATTCTAAGTGGAGCGGCTCTAGGAAGTTTGATGCTCCTAAGCGGCATTCCTGCAGCTCCTCTTCTAGGCTCGATTTTGGCAGCAGGATGCCTAAGCATAAGTGGACAATTCGAACCTGCTCAATGGCCTATAGGTACAAAAACTTTGCTTGGTATTGGTGTAGGTACTGTTATTGGTACTGGTATAAATAGAGATACTCTTACAGAATTACAAACTCTTTGGAAGCCAGCCATCTTGATCACAATTACTTTAATTCTAACCGGTCTAGTTGTTGGATTTTTAGTAGTTCGTCTGTTTGGAATTGATCCTTTAATAGCTTTACTAGGATCTGCTCCTGGAGGAACACTCGGCATGAGCCTAGTTGGTGCAGAACTTGGAGTAGGAGCTGCAGTGGCAGCAATTCATGCGTTTAGATTAATAGCGGTTTTATTGATTACTCCAGCTGTTGTTAGGTATTTAGCCCCAATCGTTAAAGCTAATTAA